The following coding sequences are from one Triticum dicoccoides isolate Atlit2015 ecotype Zavitan chromosome 4A, WEW_v2.0, whole genome shotgun sequence window:
- the LOC119285083 gene encoding protein EARLY-RESPONSIVE TO DEHYDRATION 7, chloroplastic-like: MASASKQQSMYPEVPQSHPDHNTAFQYNPAAASSTGGESLYPTMDPHEMAENLFPADAAEDAAPAPPTVEETLVDVPGAQLHLVDPDRSLDLGAGTLSIVRLRQGDHCVAVLARLTPDKAHKRRGVFGFLSSGRSSDAQEPVQWPLAGDVAVVKLDAGHYFFSLHVPHSDHPDDKEDAEAETDADREAALSYGLTVAGKGQEQVLEELDRVLKEYTTFSVKQVDEEAGGKSEVMDTRAVSEITPEEAAGDKKEEIEEQSAAFWTTIAPNVDDYSSSVARLIAKGSGQLVRGIIWCGDITATGLKCGEAVLKKGAGANGKHTQVKPSSLKRMKRARRVTKMSNKVANSILSGVLKVSGFVTSTVVNSKPAQKFFKLMPGEVILASLDGFGKVWDAVEVSGKNVMKTSSVVTTSVVTHRYGDQAGEITQDYLHATGNALGVAWAVFKIRKALDPKGHIKKSSLASSAAHAVAKQSISLQKKK, from the exons atggcctCCGCCTCCAAGCAGCAGAGCATGTACCCGGAGGTACCCCAGTCCCACCCCGACCACAACACCGCCTTCCAGTACAATCCCGCCGCCGCCAGCAGCACCGGCGGCGAGTCGCTCTACCCCACCATGGACCCGCACGAGATGGCCGAGAACCTCTTCCCAGCCGACGCGGCCGAGGACGCCGCGCCGGCCCCGCCCACGGTGGAGGAGACCCTCGTCGACGTGCCGGGCGCGCAGCTCCACCTCGTCGACCCGGACCGCAGCCTCGACCTCGGCGCCGGCACGCTCTCCATCGTGCGCCTCCGCCAGGGCGACCACTGCGTCGCCGTCCTCGCGCGCCTCACCCCGGACAAGGCCCACAAGCGACGCGGCGTCTTCGGCTTCCTCAGCAGCGGCCGCTCCAGCGACGCGCAGGAGCCCGTGCAGTGGCCGCTCGCCGGCGACGTCGCCGTCGTCAAGCTCGACGCCGGCCACTACTTCTTCTCGCTCCACGTCCCGCACTCGGACCACCCTGACGACAAGGAGGACGCCGAGGCGGAGACGGACGCGGACCGGGAGGCGGCGCTGAGCTACGGGCTCACCGTCGCCGGGAAAGggcaggagcaggtgctggaggagctggacAGGGTCCTCAAGGAGTACACAACCTTCTCCGTCAAGCAGGTCGACGAGGAGGCCGGCGGCAAGTCGGAGGTCATGGACACTAGGGCGGTGTCGGAGATCACGCCGGAGGAGGCTGCCGGGGACAAGaaggaggagattgaggagcagTCCGCGGCGTTCTGGACGACAATCGCGCCCAACGTGGACGACTACAGCTCGTCGGTGGCGAGGCTTATCGCCAAGGGCTCCGGGCAGCTGGTAAGGGGCATCATCTGGTGCGGGGACATCACAGCTACGGGCCTCAAATGCGGGGAGGCGGTGTTGAAGAAGGGCGCGGGGGCGAACGGCAAGCATACGCAGGTGAAGCCGAGCTCCCTCAAGAGGATGAAGAG GGCCAGAAGGGTCACTAAAATGTCGAACAAGGTAGCAAATTCAATTCTCTCAGGTGTTCTCAAGGTCTCGGGATTTGTTACCAGCACTGTAGTCAACTCCAAACCCGCACAGAAGTTCTTCAAGTTAATGCCTGGCGAAGTTATTCTTGCTTCGCTGGACGGATTTG GTAAAGTTTGGGACGCTGTTGAGGTGTCTGGAAAGAACGTGATGAAAACATCGTCAGTTGTCACTACTTCAGTTGTAACGCACAG GTACGGTGATCAGGCAGGAGAGATCACACAGGACTACCTCCACGCCACCGGAAACGCTCTTGGGGTCGCGTGGGCCGTCTTCAAGATCCGGAAAGCGCTCGACCcaaaggggcacatcaagaagtcgtccctggcgagctcggcggcgcacGCTGTGGCTAAGCAATCGATCAGCCTGCAGAAGAAGAAGTAA